A stretch of the Gavia stellata isolate bGavSte3 chromosome 11, bGavSte3.hap2, whole genome shotgun sequence genome encodes the following:
- the OSTN gene encoding osteocrin, whose product MLQFQLVVVHLALVIILLQWHSSSVLRAEAALEPLEPSAAVGMGAHPIASKEKSATNLAAKAFLLDELVSLENEVTETKKKRSFPGFGSPIDRISSTSVDAKGKQRKVVELPKRRFGVPLDRIGVSRLSNTKGASVLND is encoded by the exons ATGCTGCAGTTCCAGCTGGTTGTGGTGCATTTGGCCCTTGTGATTATCCTGCTGCAGTGGCACTCTAGCTCAGTGCTCCGTGCAGAGGCAGCACTAGAG CCTTTGgagccttctgctgctgtgggCATGGGAGCACATCCCATTGCCAGCAAAGAGAAGTCAGCCACTAACCTGGCAGCCAAAGCGTTCCTTCTTGATGAGCTGGTGTCTCTGGAGAATGAGGTGACCGAGaccaagaagaaaagaagtttccCAGGATTCGGCTCCCCGATTGACAGGATTTCTTCGACCTCTGTGGATGCTAAAGGCAAGCAGAG GAAAGTGGTTGAGCTGCCTAAGAGACGGTTTGGAGTTCCTCTTGACCGGATTGGAGTGAGCCGTCTCAGCAACACCAAGG GTGCTTCTGTTCTGAATGATTGA